From Oryza sativa Japonica Group chromosome 4, ASM3414082v1, one genomic window encodes:
- the LOC136351076 gene encoding glutathione S-transferase T2-like, with protein sequence MDPSKRGFMNLLNQGSPSQQSSQNSPPTQFPSTFSQSQFPQSPHFTQASPPNFQTFNPFGPPANYHLYGSSPPNFQGFLQQASWLQSAPISFQGFRPQESWMHSPNQVVGSASSHGSKSASQCPARQEENNLVNIEESSDNSQETGRRGTHVNWTEEENLRLLSSWLNNSLDSINGNDKKGEYYWRDVAAEFNGNASSNNRKRTVVQCKTHWGGVKKDIAKFCGAYSRARRTWSSGFSDDMIMEKAHALYKSENNDKTFTLEYMWRELKDQPKWRRILEEDSKNKRTKISESGAYTSSSNQETEEETSRKEKRPEGQKKAKAKLKGKGKKPAPSPLGDQPSQDFVLFNEAVKLRAEAVLKSAEATTKSAEAKKEQTRMEKYQTYLKLLDKDTANFSDAKLKRHEAVLEKLATELAEE encoded by the coding sequence ATGGATCCCTCCAAGAGAGGTTTCATGAACTTGTTAAACCAAGGCTCTCCAAGCCAACAATCTAGCCAAAACTCCCCTCCTACTCAATTCCCCTCAACTTTCTCCCAATCACAATTTCCCCAATCCCCACATTTTACCCAAGCCTCACCACCTAATTTCCAAACCTTCAACCCTTTTGGTCCTCCAGCCAACTATCACCTATATGGTAGTTCTCCTCCAAACTTTCAAGGTTTTCTGCAGCAAGCAAGCTGGTTACAATCTGCACCAATAAGCTTTCAAGGTTTTCGTCCCCAAGAAAGTTGGATGCACTCACCAAATCAAGTTGTCGGGTCCGCCTCATCTCATGGATCCAAATCAGCCTCTCAGTGCCCTGCAAGACAGGAAGAGAACAATTTGGTTAACATCGAAGAGTCAAGTGACAATAGCCAAGAGACAGGGAGAAGAGGGACACACGTCAACTGGACCGAAGAAGAAAACTTACGACTCCTCAGCTCTTGGTTGAATAACTCACTAGATTCTATAAATGGCAATGACAAGAAGGGAGAATACTATTGGAGGGATGTTGCTGCAGAGTTCAATGGTAATGCATCTAGCAATAACCGCAAAAGGACAGTCGTGCAATGCAAGACACATTGGGGTGGTGTTAAGAAGGACATTGCAAAATTTTGTGGAGCTTATTCTCGAGCTAGAAGAACCTGGAGCAGTGGATTCTCTGATGATATGATCATGGAGAAAGCCCATGCATTATATAAATCAGAAAACAATGATAAAACTTTTACATTAGAGTATATGTGGAGAGAATTAAAGGATCAACCAAAATGGCGACGGATACTTGAAGAGGACAGCAAGAACAAGAGGACTAAGATTTCTGAATCTGGTGCATATACATCATCATCCAACCAAGAAACTGAGGAGGAGACCAGCCGAAAAGAGAAGCGTCCTGAAGGGCAGAAAAAAGCCAAAGCCAAGCTTaaagggaaaggaaaaaaacctGCACCGTCTCCTTTGGGGGACCAGCCATCTCAAGATTTTGTTCTCTTCAACGAAGCTGTAAAATTGAGAGCAGAAGCAGTGCTGAAATCTGCAGAAGCAACCACCAAATCAGCGGAAGCAAAGAAGGAACAAACTAGGATGGAGAAGTATCAGACATATTTAAAGTTGTTGGACAAAGACACTGCCAATTTTAGTGATGCAAAACTCAAGAGGCATGAAGCTGTCCTCGAAAAGCTAGCTACAGAACTTGCAGAAGAATAG